The Acinetobacter sp. GSS19 genome includes a region encoding these proteins:
- a CDS encoding ion transporter, whose protein sequence is MKLFAWSSFRRWVYNHLENEQYDSFFSRVLNYFLIGLIVTNVAAVIFESVNQFYLAYQWYFDHFELMSIGIFSIEFLLRLWSISEQDAEQPAWKQRLQWLMSWGAIIDLIAILPAFINYFVPFDLRFLRVLRLLRLLKLTRYFISLQILLAVIKREKGSFQAVLFILSILIIMAAGVLYFVEHKAQPEHFGSIPQAMWWSVVTLTTVGYGDVTPVTDLGKILGAIITILGVGIAALPAGILATGLANELNLRNQLLEQQFREALLSQKVDLVRDQATIEQIRRQIGLPYHQTHEIIVHLMREHLIESNQKLKNFSYQYCPNCGEKVTKDTDIDSCMG, encoded by the coding sequence ATGAAACTTTTTGCTTGGTCATCTTTTCGTCGTTGGGTCTATAACCATTTAGAAAATGAACAATACGATTCATTTTTCAGTCGTGTCTTAAACTATTTTTTGATTGGTCTGATTGTAACCAATGTGGCGGCTGTCATCTTTGAATCGGTTAATCAGTTTTATCTAGCCTATCAATGGTATTTTGATCATTTTGAATTGATGTCGATTGGGATCTTTTCGATTGAATTTTTGTTGAGACTGTGGAGCATTTCAGAACAGGATGCTGAACAACCTGCTTGGAAGCAACGCCTTCAATGGTTGATGAGCTGGGGAGCAATAATTGATCTCATCGCTATTTTACCGGCATTTATTAATTATTTCGTCCCTTTTGATTTGCGTTTCTTGCGTGTATTGCGATTACTGCGTTTACTCAAACTGACGCGTTATTTTATTTCACTGCAGATTTTACTGGCGGTGATTAAACGAGAAAAAGGCTCCTTCCAGGCGGTGCTCTTTATCCTTTCTATCCTGATTATTATGGCGGCAGGGGTATTGTACTTTGTTGAGCATAAAGCTCAACCTGAACATTTTGGATCTATTCCACAAGCCATGTGGTGGTCTGTGGTGACGCTTACAACGGTCGGTTATGGTGATGTAACTCCAGTCACCGATCTAGGTAAAATACTCGGTGCTATCATTACTATTTTGGGGGTGGGGATTGCCGCTTTGCCGGCAGGTATTTTGGCGACTGGTCTGGCAAATGAGCTGAATTTAAGGAATCAATTATTAGAACAACAATTCAGGGAAGCCTTGTTAAGCCAGAAGGTAGACTTGGTGCGCGATCAGGCCACGATTGAACAGATCCGTCGGCAAATTGGTTTACCTTATCATCAAACCCATGAAATCATTGTGCATTTGATGCGTGAGCATTTAATTGAATCGAATCAAAAATTGAAAAATTTTTCTTATCAGTACTGTCCAAACTGTGGCGAAAAGGTAACGAAAGACACGGATATAGATTCTTGTATGGGATAA
- a CDS encoding bifunctional aconitate hydratase 2/2-methylisocitrate dehydratase: MLEAYRQHVAERAALGVPPKPLDDAQTAELVQLLKNPPAGEEAFLVDLLENRVPAGVDQAAYVKAAFLAAVAKGEAVSPLVSKERAVYLLGTMLGGYNVAPLVELLDNAELAGLAAEALKKTLLVFDAFHDVADKAKAGNANAQAVLQSWADAEWFTNRADVPEEIKLTVFKVTGETNTDDLSPAQDAWSRPDIPLHANAMLKNERDGINPEKPGEVGPLSQIKELIAKGNQVAYVGDVVGTGSSRKSATNSVLWFFGDEIAHIPNKKEGGYCLGGKIAPIFFNTMEDAGALPVEIDVSNMNMGDEITLKIDRAAAKVTAFKNGEQIAEAELKTPVLLDEVRAGGRINLIIGRGLTAKAREALGLAPSTLFRTPVQPADSGKGFTQAQKMVGRACGLPEGQGVRPGTYCEPKMTTVGSQDTTGPMTRDELKDLACLGFSADLVMQSFCHTAAYPKPVDVTMHHTLPDFIMNRGGVSLRPGDGIIHSWLNRMLLPDTVGTGGDSHTRFPIGISFPAGSGLVAFAAATGVMPLDMPESVLVKFKGKMQPGITLRDLVHAIPYYAIKAGDLTVEKKGKKNIFSGRILEIDLSEMETDLTVEQAFELSDASAERSAAGCSITLSEEKVAEYLRSNITMLKWMIAEGYGDARTMARRVENMEKWLANPSLIKADADAEYTKVYEIDLADIKEPILCCPNDPDDAKLLSEVQGDKIDEVFIGSCMTNIGHFRAAGKLLDKVPSGSLSTRLWLAPPTRMDQHQLMEEGFYNIYGKAGARTEMPGCSLCMGNQARVAPNTTVVSTSTRNFPNRLGQGSNVYLASAELASVAAVLGKLPTPEEYQQYAAQIDSMASDIYKYLNFDKMEEYTSEAGEVDTKKIAAAQLS; this comes from the coding sequence GTGCTAGAAGCTTACCGCCAACACGTTGCAGAACGTGCCGCACTCGGAGTCCCACCGAAGCCACTTGATGATGCTCAAACTGCTGAGTTGGTCCAATTATTAAAAAATCCACCAGCGGGTGAAGAAGCATTCTTAGTAGATTTGCTTGAAAACCGTGTTCCTGCAGGTGTTGACCAAGCTGCTTATGTAAAAGCTGCTTTCTTGGCTGCTGTTGCAAAAGGTGAAGCTGTTTCTCCACTTGTTTCTAAAGAACGTGCAGTTTACTTACTTGGCACTATGCTTGGTGGTTACAACGTAGCACCTCTTGTTGAATTGCTAGACAATGCAGAATTGGCTGGCCTAGCTGCTGAAGCATTGAAAAAAACGCTTCTAGTATTTGATGCATTCCATGACGTTGCTGATAAAGCAAAAGCAGGCAATGCAAATGCACAAGCTGTACTTCAGTCTTGGGCTGATGCTGAATGGTTTACAAACCGTGCAGACGTTCCAGAAGAAATCAAACTGACCGTTTTCAAAGTGACTGGCGAAACCAACACTGACGACTTGTCACCTGCACAAGACGCATGGAGCCGTCCAGACATTCCATTGCACGCAAATGCAATGTTGAAAAACGAACGTGATGGTATCAACCCTGAAAAACCAGGTGAAGTTGGTCCATTGAGCCAAATCAAAGAATTGATCGCGAAAGGCAACCAAGTTGCTTACGTGGGCGACGTTGTTGGTACAGGTTCTTCTCGTAAGTCTGCAACTAACTCTGTGCTTTGGTTCTTCGGTGACGAAATCGCGCACATTCCAAACAAAAAAGAAGGTGGTTACTGCCTAGGTGGTAAAATTGCGCCGATCTTCTTTAACACCATGGAAGATGCGGGTGCATTGCCAGTTGAGATCGATGTTTCTAACATGAACATGGGTGATGAAATTACCCTTAAAATCGATCGTGCTGCAGCTAAAGTTACTGCGTTCAAAAACGGCGAGCAAATTGCTGAAGCTGAATTGAAAACTCCAGTACTTCTAGACGAAGTGCGTGCAGGTGGTCGTATTAACTTGATCATCGGCCGTGGTTTGACTGCTAAAGCACGTGAAGCTTTGGGTCTAGCACCATCTACATTGTTCCGTACTCCAGTACAACCTGCTGACTCTGGTAAAGGCTTCACTCAAGCTCAGAAGATGGTAGGTCGCGCATGTGGTCTTCCTGAAGGTCAAGGTGTTCGTCCAGGTACTTACTGCGAACCGAAAATGACAACTGTAGGTTCTCAAGATACGACTGGTCCAATGACTCGTGATGAGTTAAAAGACTTGGCTTGCTTGGGCTTCTCTGCTGACCTCGTAATGCAATCTTTCTGTCACACTGCTGCGTATCCAAAACCAGTTGACGTAACGATGCATCACACACTACCAGACTTCATCATGAACCGTGGTGGTGTTTCTCTTCGTCCAGGTGACGGTATTATCCACTCTTGGTTAAACCGTATGTTGCTTCCTGATACCGTAGGTACTGGTGGTGACTCACATACTCGTTTCCCAATCGGTATTTCATTCCCAGCGGGTTCTGGTCTAGTTGCATTCGCAGCTGCAACGGGTGTTATGCCTCTTGACATGCCTGAGTCTGTACTTGTGAAGTTCAAGGGTAAAATGCAGCCTGGTATCACACTACGTGACCTCGTACATGCGATCCCTTACTACGCAATCAAAGCGGGTGACTTGACTGTAGAGAAAAAAGGTAAGAAGAACATCTTCTCTGGTCGTATCCTTGAGATCGACTTGTCTGAAATGGAAACTGACCTAACTGTTGAGCAAGCATTCGAACTTTCTGATGCTTCTGCTGAACGTTCTGCTGCAGGCTGTTCAATCACGCTTTCTGAAGAGAAAGTTGCTGAATACCTACGTTCTAACATCACCATGTTGAAGTGGATGATCGCAGAAGGTTATGGCGATGCGCGTACTATGGCACGCCGTGTTGAAAACATGGAAAAATGGTTGGCGAATCCAAGTCTGATCAAAGCAGATGCTGACGCTGAATACACCAAAGTGTATGAAATCGACCTTGCTGACATCAAAGAACCAATCCTTTGCTGCCCGAACGATCCAGACGATGCAAAACTTCTTTCTGAAGTTCAAGGCGACAAAATTGATGAAGTGTTCATCGGTTCTTGTATGACTAACATCGGTCACTTCCGCGCAGCGGGTAAACTTCTAGATAAAGTACCAAGTGGTTCATTGTCTACTCGTTTATGGTTGGCTCCTCCGACTCGTATGGACCAACACCAGTTGATGGAAGAAGGTTTCTACAACATCTACGGTAAAGCTGGCGCACGTACTGAAATGCCAGGCTGTTCATTGTGTATGGGTAACCAAGCACGTGTAGCACCGAACACGACTGTTGTTTCGACTTCTACCCGTAACTTCCCGAACCGTTTAGGTCAAGGTTCTAACGTATACTTGGCGTCTGCTGAGCTTGCATCTGTTGCTGCTGTATTGGGTAAACTTCCTACTCCGGAAGAATATCAACAATATGCTGCGCAAATCGACAGCATGGCTTCAGACATCTACAAGTATTTGAACTTCGACAAAATGGAAGAATATACTTCTGAAGCTGGCGAAGTAGATACCAAGAAAATTGCTGCGGCTCAATTGTCTTAA
- a CDS encoding MBL fold metallo-hydrolase: MTQLKPIVQDFFDDATNTFSYVVIDPTSKKCAIIDSVLDYDPASATTTTTHADQIIKYVQREGLSVQWILETHVHADHMTASQYLKEQLGGQIAMSNKIAVVQETFSAIYNLDIKYFNSHQSFDYLFDDYEHFQIGELQAYNIPTPGHTPACLSYVIGDAVFVGDTLFMPDYGTARCDFPKGSASILFDSVQRLYELPEHTRVFLCHDYKPEGRDHYVCETDIKTQKTSNIHLKQDTPKQQFVEMRQQRDATLAMPKLILPSIQVNMDGGKFPEPEANGIRYLKLPFNYFNKA, translated from the coding sequence ATGACGCAGTTAAAACCGATCGTACAAGATTTTTTTGATGATGCCACCAACACCTTTAGCTATGTGGTGATCGATCCAACAAGCAAAAAATGTGCGATTATCGACAGCGTGCTGGACTATGATCCGGCCTCTGCCACCACCACCACTACGCATGCAGACCAGATTATTAAGTATGTGCAGCGTGAAGGCTTGAGCGTACAGTGGATTCTTGAAACGCATGTGCATGCTGATCACATGACAGCATCGCAGTATCTCAAGGAGCAACTAGGTGGCCAGATCGCGATGAGCAACAAAATTGCCGTCGTGCAGGAAACCTTTAGTGCGATTTATAATCTGGACATCAAATATTTTAATTCGCACCAATCCTTTGATTATCTGTTTGATGACTATGAGCATTTCCAGATTGGTGAGCTGCAAGCCTATAACATTCCGACACCGGGACATACACCGGCCTGTCTGAGCTATGTGATCGGTGATGCGGTGTTTGTTGGTGATACCCTGTTTATGCCAGACTATGGAACAGCACGTTGTGACTTCCCGAAAGGTAGTGCATCGATCTTGTTTGACTCGGTACAACGTTTGTATGAATTGCCAGAGCACACGCGTGTTTTTCTGTGCCATGACTACAAGCCGGAAGGGCGTGACCATTACGTTTGTGAAACCGACATCAAAACGCAAAAGACCAGCAATATCCATCTGAAGCAGGACACACCTAAACAGCAATTTGTGGAAATGCGTCAGCAGCGTGATGCCACATTGGCGATGCCGAAACTGATTTTACCGTCGATTCAGGTCAATATGGATGGGGGTAAATTCCCTGAGCCGGAAGCCAATGGTATACGTTATCTGAAGTTGCCTTTTAACTATTTTAACAAGGCATAA